Within Terriglobia bacterium, the genomic segment GTCCCGGTTTCCCTCGACGGGAAACCGGTGACGGGCAACAGCGTCCGCTTCACGTCGATGGAGCCGTTCGGCGTCCTATCCGCGGCGCAGGACTGCCGCAAGGCGACCCATACGCTGGCTCCCGCGGACGGCGGCCGCGAGATCGTCCTGGTTCTGGACCCCGTGCGAGCGGAGGTCGTCGTGGACCCGGGCGTTTCCGGCGCGCGAGTGCGCTTGAACGGTGGATCGGCGATCCCCGCGCCGGCCCACCTGACGCTCGAGCTGTGCCGGGAGAACGCGCTCGAAGCGTCGGCGCCGGGACACCACGCCGCGAGCGTGGCGATCCCATCCGGCGCCACGCCCCTCGAGGCTCGAACCGCCGCGGCGGGACTGCGGCTCGCGGCGATCCCCACCGGCCGGTTGAAACTCCCGGCTACGCCCTTCCCGGTCACGTTCTTCGTGGACGGGCGCCGCGTCGACCGGGGGGGAGGCGCCATCGATCTGCCGGAAGGGAAGCACTCGATCCGCGCGGTGGACGAGGAACATTGGATCGACGTCCACGGCGAAGCGGAGGTGGGTGGAGGCGTGACCACGACCCCTCGACTGGAGATTCCGGGGATGGCCGTGCTCACGGTCCAGGCGTTTCCCGGCAACTGCAAGGTGTACCTTCGGCGCGACGGTACCGAATGGCGATTCCTCGACGAGACTCCCGTGAAGCGGGAGGTGGGCGCCGGGCACTACCGAGTCAAGGTCGAGTACGAACCCACCGGGGAGTCGAAGGAGCAGGACGTGGATCTCGTCGCCGGGCCGAACAACCCTCCGCTCCGCTTCGGATTCGAAAGGGGGGGCAGGAGATGACCCGACCTCGGCGAACGCCGGCCTTGATCGTCGCGATTTTCGTGGTGACGCTCCTATCGAAGGCGGCGGAGACGGCCCCGGTTCGCGATCCGGAGGGCGCGGCACGGCAGTACAGGATCGCGCGACGATTGGTGGCGGAGGGATCGGCGGACGCGGCCGCCGCGCTGGCGAAGGTCTTCGATCTCGACCCGGCCGGACCGCTCGCCGACGACGCGCTGGTGGAGCAGGCGCTGCTGCTGCCGGTCGCCACGTGGCCCGGGGATCTCGGCCGGATCGCGGCGCCGGAGGCTCTCCGCGCCGCGGCGCTCCTCGATCGGGCGATCGACGGATTCCCGGGTGGGGACCGCGCGAGCGAGGCGAGGGTGCTCCGCGCCTTCCTGCGCCTGGAGCCGCTGCTGGGGCGCGACCCCGCGCGCGCTCGCCTCGATCTGCTCGGGGTGGCCACGGGCGCAGTGGACGAGCGCTGGCGCTCCTCCGCGCGGTTCGGGATCGCCTGGATCGACGAGCGTTCGGGAGAGCGGGAGCGGGCCAGATCGGCCTACCAGCGCCTGGCGATCGACGGGGCGACGACCCCGGCCGGCGACAGGAGTCGTGCCCGCCTCGCGAGGATGCTGCTGCGCGACGGGAAGCCCGGACGCGCCGCGGCGCTGATCGAGGAGAACGCGGAGGAAGGCGGTGAGCGAGAGACCTTGGCGCTCCGGGACCTGGCCGTGCGGAGCACGCTGCGGCAGGCGGGCGTCGGGGGGCGCTGGACAGGCGGAACCGCCGTGACCGCGCCATCCGGTCTCAAGGGTGTCGCCGCGGCGGCACGCCTCCGCGACGGAGGACTGCTCCTGGCCGACCGGCGCACGGGAGCGGTGATCGAAATCGAAGCCGACGGGAAGACCGGCGCGCGCTTCGCGCTGGACGGGGTGCAGGCGCTCACGGAGGATTCGATGGGACGCCGGTTCGCGGCGGCGGGCGAGCGCCTCTACCGCTTGTTGCCGTCGGGACCCGTTGCCGTCGCCGAGCTGGGAGCCTTCTCGCCGGCCTCGGCCATGACCGCCGACGGGTGGGGCCGGCTCTATCTCCTCGACCGGCACGGCGAGAGAATCGGCGTGCTCGAGCCGGGCGCTCCGTCGCCCGCGGCGCTCGCCGGGGTTGCCAAGGCTCCTCGGCTGACCGGTCTCGTCTGGGACGGAGCGCGGCTCGTGAGCCTCGATGCGCGGGCCAAGGGGCTCGTCGAAGTGCTCGCCGACGGGAGCTTGCGACCGATCGCCGCGGTCCCGTGCGAGCGGCCCGAGGCGCTCGCAGCGGATCCGGCGGGGGAGGTGGCCGTGCTCGACTCGAAGGCGGACGAGGTCCTGTTGCTCGGCCCGGACGGCCAGGTCCGCGATCGCGTCTCGATCCGGGCCGCGGGCCTCCCGCGGGCCGACACGATCGTCCTGGGCGCGGACGGCTCCCTCGACCTCCAGGCGGAGGGGGGCGGGACGACGGCGAGGTTCCCGTGAAAACTCAGGCAAGCATCGCGCTCGTCGCGCTCGCCGTCTCGGTCTGCCTCATGAGCCCGGCCGTTCCGCGCGCCGAGGAGCCGCCCCCGCCGACCCCGGCGCGCCCGTCCTCGCCTCTCGACGCGATCCGCGACGACCTCCTCGCGCTTCGGTTCGAGTCCGCGCTGGCCGCGATCGACGCGATGCTCCGCGATCCCGCGCTGCCTGCGTCGACGAGGCTCGACGCGCTGGTGCTTCGCTCGCAGGCTCACGCCGCCAGCGGCGCGTTGGACGCCGCGGAACAGGACTACCGGGAAGTCCTCGATCTCGACCCGGCGTTCGAGCCGGACCCGGCGGTCGCCTCGAGGAAGGCGATCGCCCGGTTCGAGAAGGCCCGAGCGGATCGTGTGGGCATGCTGCGCATCGACCTCGACCCTTCAGACGCCACCGTGCTGGTGGATGGCCGGCCGGCGCGCCGCCTGGCCGACGGCACCCTCCCCGCGCTCGCCGGGAGCCGGACCCTTCGCCTGGAGAGGAAGGGGTTCGATCCGCTCGAGCGGACGATCGACGTGCAGCCGGGACACGAGACCCCGTTCGTCGTCCGTTTGGTCCCCAATGTCCGCAGCATCGTCGTCCGTACCGAGCCGGATGGCGTCCTGGTCTCGGTGGACGATCAACCCTCGGGCGAGACGGCGAGGCCGAAATCGGGCGCGCCCGACGCCCCGGCGCAGCTCGAGATCGACGATCTCGCTCCGGGCGAGCACGCGATCACGTTGAGGAAGCCCTGCTATCGAACCGTGCGTCACCGGCGAATGATCACGGTGGATCTCATGGATCACGCGCCCCTCGCCATCGAGACGGTGGCGCTCGACCCGGTCCGGTCCCGCCTCAAGCTCATGGGCTCGATCGAGGGAGGCGAAGTTCGAGTCGACGGGAATCCCGCGGGAACCCTGCCGATCGAGCCCCTCGAGCTCTGCCCGGGACCGCGGGACGTCGAGGTCCGCGCCGGTGGTCGGGTGGTTTGGTGGGCCAGGGTCGAGCTGCCCGAAGAGGGTGGGCTCGAGGTCGAGGTCCGCCCGCGGCCGAACCTCGCTCGCGTGGTGGCCGAGTGGCCCCGAGCGCTCTCGCCGTTCGCGGAGTCGTTCAGCGCGGCGCCTCCGCTGCCGCTTCCGCCCGGCGCCGACTTGTCCTCGACCCACGGCTGGGAGGCGGTCCAGCTCCCGGGCGGCACCGACCTCGCGGTCACGGTAACCCCGGCGCCCGGCGGCGGGCCCGCAGACCGCGGCGCGCTCTATAGCCCGATTCTTCGCACCGTGGAGCGGATCGAGGGCACGCTTCCCGACCCCTCCCGCCCCGCGTGGCTCGAGAGCTCGACGGGCATGAAACTGGCGGACAGCTCGGTCTGGGGGAAAGCGGTGGTCGTGGAAGTTGCGCCGGGCGGTCCCGCGGCGGCCGCGAACATCTCGGTCGGGGACCGCGTCCTGGCCGTTGGATCATCGGCCGTCGACGGCTCTCGACAAGCCGCCGCCGCCCTTCGGGACGCCGCGCCCGGATCGGAGATCGAGGTCCACGTCGCCGGGCCGCAAGGGGCTCCAAGGGCGGTCCGCGTCCGCACGGCCCCGACTCCCGTGATCCCCGTCCGTCACGACGGTGCGCGCTCGCCTGCCGTGGTCGCCGCCTGGGCGGCCGCCGACGGTGCGGTGGCCGGAGGCGCGGCGCCGTCGGCGCTCGCGAATCTCGCCTTGCTGCTCTCCGGCGCCGGCCGCCACGATCTCGCGGCCGATGTCCTGCGCCGGATCCCATGGGGGGAGCGCAAGGGGGTCGGTGCGGGAACGGGAGCCTACCTCCTGGGGAGGGAGCTGGAGTTCCAGGGCCTCGAGGCGGATGCGCGGACCGCATTCTTGCGGGCTCGTGCGTCGCTCTCCACGGCGCCGGACGACGACGGGCTGGAAGTGGCGCCGGCGGCCGCGGATCATCTCGCGGATCTCGGCGTCGCGCCCGAGCCGGCCGCTCAACCTACTGGGCGCTGACCCTCGGGTCGCTCGCGAGCGCGACGTACCGGAGCGCTTCCCGCGTCTGGCCGAGCCGGGTGTTCGACCGCAGCTCCGACGCGGAGATCGCATCGAGAAGGTAGCCCATGTCCGCCGCCCTCCGGCCCTCGATCTTCTTCTCGAGGCGGGAGAACGCGGCGTCCAGATCCTCGCGGGTGAGCGCTGCAGCCGGCGACGCCGGCGCGGAGATTCGCGCCGCCTCGAGGCGGTGGTCGAGGGTCGCCTCCTGTTGACGGAGAAGTCCCTCCACCTCCGCCCGCGTGACCCCGGCCGCGAGCGGGTTCGAGCCGGCGCCGACAGGCGTCTCGCGGTCCCTCAGAGTCCAGCCGGCACCGAGCCCTGCGGCCAGGACGATCATCGCGCACGCGAAGCCCGCCGCGAACGCCCAAATCGGACGGCGGAAGGGGCGCGGCGACAGGAGAACCACGCGCGGCGATACCGGGAAGAGAGACTCGGCCCGGCGCAGCTGCTCTCGCGCGAACGCGAGCTGCGCGAGATCGTCCCTGCAAGCGGTGCATCGCTCGAGGTGTGCGTCGAGCCGCCCGGCGTCGGCTGGGTCCAGTTCGTCGTACAGCCGGGCGACCAGGAGATCCCTATAAGCTTCGCACGCCATGGCCAGACTCCCCGTCCTCTCAGGGCGCCTCGACGCCCTGGCGGGCCAGGGCGCCCTTGAGGGCCGTAAGGCCGTAGTACATCCGGGATTTGACCGTGCTCTCGGGACAGCCGAGGATCTCGGCAATCTCCCGGAACTTGAGCCCCTCGAACTCCTTGAGAACCAGCACCTCGCGCTGCTCCGGCGCCAGCGTCCCGAGCGCCTTGTGGATCGCCCGGCGGATCTCGTCCCGTTCGAGCGACGCCGCCGGATCGGCCGACACCGGGCCTTCCACCCGCTCCCGAACTCGGTGCTCGACGGCCCCCTCGTCCGCCTCGAACGTGAGAAAGCGCCAGCGTTTCCGTCGTCTGACGTGGTCGCGGCAGAGGTTGAGCGCGATCTGGTACATCCAGGTCGAGAACCTCGCGCCGACCCGGAATCGCTCCGAACGGGTCAGGATCCGGAGGAAGGTCTCCTGACAGACGTCGCGCGCGTCCTCCGTTCGCTGGAGCAGCCGGAATGCGAAGCGGAAGAGAGGCTGCTCCCAACGTGCCACGAGCACGCCGAGGGAATCGGTGTCGCCCGACTGGACCGCAAGCACCAGGTCTTCGTCGCTCGGCGCGCCCAACGCGTCCTCCACCAGGGACCCCGACATTGAAACGCGCGAGGCTTCCCTTTGGACGAGAGAAAGCGCGTACTCGCTCGAATCTTCGGAGCCGAACCCTCCCCCGCGTCGCATCGAGCGATCCGGCCCGACAATCGTCGTCCATCTTACCCCGGCCCGACGCCCCAAACTGTCAGCCGCGGTTCCGCTGATTTTAAAAGACTTGCTCGCTTGCTAGCTCCGTCTCAGCGAGAAACTCGCGGAAGACGGCCGCGTGAGTCGCCCCGGCATTCCAAGGGATGTCATCGGAATGACGTGTGAGGATGGCACCCGTACCGATCAAGTTGAATTATTACATAAACTTGAGACGCATATTCATAAAATGGCTCATGTATTGCTGTTCGATTCCATGAGCGTAAGCGACGGGTGGAGGAGTGTCCTGGGATGAGCGTCGCGCCGCCGGTCGAGGGCTACGAGGAGGAGATCCGCAGTCTCTGCGTGGAGCTGCTCGACCGATACGAAGAGGTCACCCTCGTCTACCGGTTGTGCGAACGCCTGGGCAGCGTGCTGGGAGAGGAGTCCATCGCGCGCCTGGTACTGGACGACGCTTCCCGCACCCTCGGCGCGCGCGCCGGCGAGATCTGGCTCCGCGGGGCGGACGGCCCGCGACTCGTCGCGGCGGTTCCCCGGGACCGCTCGCCGAGCGGCATGACGTGGGACGACGCTCCCCGGATCGCCGCCGAGACCGGCCGGACTTTTCTCGCGGAGGCGGCCCCGGAGCAGGAAGCGATCGTATCGGTGCCGCTCCCCTCGGAGTCGAGCGAGCCGATGGGGGCGCTGGTGCTTCGTGGACGGCCCGGCGAACGGTCGTACCGGACCGGTGAGGTCAAGCTCCTCGCCGCGCTGGCGTCCCTCACCTCCGCCTTCATCCGGAACACAAGGCTCGCCGCCGAAGTGCGCCGGGCCGAGAGGCGGAAGCGCGAGGACGAGATCGCCCGCCAGATCCACCTCGGGCTCCTGCCGCGGAGCGACCCCACCGTGCACGGTCTCCGCATCGCCGGCGGCCACCGCGCCGCCGAGAACGTCGGCGGCGACTACTACGGCTACCTGTCGCTGCCCGGCGGGCTCGGACTCGCCATGGCCGACGTCTCGGGGCACGGTGTCGGGGCCGCGCTCTACATGGCGGCCGCCAAAGGGGCCCTCCAGGCGGAAGCTAGGCGTGAGCCCTCCCCGGCGACCGTGCTCGAGAGGACCAACGAGGTGCTGGCGGCGGACTTCTCCGACTCGGACGTGTTCGCTACCGCGGTGCTCTTCCGGTTCCCGCCGGGGGGAGAGCGCTTCGCCTACGGCAACGCGGGGCACAACCCGCCGCTGCTGATTCGACGGGACGGACGCGTCGAGCGGCTCGAGCGGGGGGGCTCGGCGCTCGGCCTCTTTCCCGCGATGACGTACGAGGAGGACGAGCGCGACTTCGATCCCGGCGACGTGCTGGTGGTCTACACCGACGGGCTCGTCGAGGCGAGAGACCCGCGCCGCAGGCTGTTCGGCATCGAGCGGCTGATCGAAGCCTCCGTGCGGGCGCGGTCCGCCGGCGCCGATCGGATCCGGGAGCGACTCCTCCAGGCGATGGTCGAGCACTGCGCCGGCGTGCCGCCCGGAGACGATGTGACGCTCGTGGTGGTCAAGCGAGTGCAGGAGGAGAGGGTCGAGTGAGCGAGAAGAAGATCCTGATCATCGACGACGACGCCTTCATCAGGCGACCGCTGGAGTTCATCCTGCGCGAAGAGGGGTTCCTGCCCGTCACCGCGGTGGACGGGGAAGACGGGCTCGCCAAGCTCGAGGGCGGACGGCCCGACCTGATCTTCCTGGACGTGATGATGCCGGGCATGGATGGATTCGCCGTTTGCCGCCGCGTCAGGACCGACCCGCGGTTCTCCTCGATCCCGGTGATCATGCTGACCGCCAAGGGTCAGGAAGGGGATCGCGATCGCGGGCTGGCCGCCGGGGCCACCGAGTTCATCAGCAAGCCCTACTCCCCGTCGGAGCTGCTTCGGCGCGTGCGAGAGATCCTGTCGGAACGGACGTCGGGGAGCGTGGGGACATGAGCGCGAAGCGGCGGAAGCGGGAGGAACGGGCGCCGCTCCGGCCGCTCTCGAAGCAGGAAATCGACCGGCGGATCGAAGCGATCCTGCGCGACCTGGGGGCGGCGATCGACACGGGGGTGGGGGAAGGCGGCGCGGGGCCCGAGGATCCGCTCCGCCCGCGCCTCATCCCGGTGGGCGCGCTGACCGGCCGGATGCGACGGCTCACCGCGGACAACTGACCGGGGGAACGCGTGGCCCAGTGGAGTCACGGCAGTCGGACGCTCTTCGCGAAGCTCGTGTACTACGGGCCCGCGCTCGGGGGAAAGACCACGAACCTCCGGGAGCTGCACCGGCTGATCGACCCTCGGTCGACCACGAAGCTCCTCTCCGTCGAGACCTCGGATGACCGCACGCTGTTCTTCGATCTGCTCCCCGTGGAGCTGGGGAAGATCCTGGGTTACCGGGTCGCGCTCAAGCTCTACACGGTCCCCGGGCAGGTCCGGTACGACGCGACCCGGAGGATCGTGCTGTCGGGCGCGGACGCGGTGGTCTTCGTGGCCGACTCCCGCCGCGAGCGCGAGGTCGAGAACCGGGGTTCCCTCGAGAACCTCAGGATCAACCTTCGCGCCAACGGCCTCGATCCCGTCAACGTCCCACTCCTTTTCCAGTTCAACAAGCAGGACCTGCCGGATGCCGCGCCGCCCGCGGAAGTCGCGGGCTGGCTCAACGCCGATCCGGCGAGCGGCTTTCCCGCGGTGGCGGTGAAGGCGGTCGGCGTCGTGGAGACCTTCGTCGCGGCGGCGCGGGCGATGCTCGAGCGCCTCGCCTCCTTCGCGGCCGCAGGGACCCGGGAGCGGTTCGATCCGGCGGAACTGGGGAGGGAAGTGGAGCGGGCATTCGCCCCGTGCCTGGCGCGTCTCCGAGCCGAGGCGCGCGGCGGGCTCGCCGCGCCCTCCCCGGGGAAGGATGCCGCCACGTCCATCGTCCTCGACGGCGACGACGTGCTGGAGCAGTCCGTGCGCGCGAGCCTGGTGCTCGGGGACGGCCTCGCCAGCCAGACCGTGCGAGCCGAGCGTCTCGAGCGCGAGGCGGACGCCCTGCGCCGGCTCAGCGACTCGCTCCGTCGGGTGGGTCCGAGCTTTGACCGGACCGTGATCGTCGAGTCCGCGCTCGCCGCGGTGGGCGAAGTCCTCGGCTCGGCGCAGGTCTCGCTCCTCCGCGAGGATCCCGGGGGCGTTCCCGGGATGGTGGGAACCTGGAAGGGGTCGGCCGACCCGCTCCTGGCGTTCCCCGAGGGACGGGCCCTCGCCGCGACGCTCCTCGGAAGCGCCGCCTCGACGGTGGTGGACGATCTTCCTCGGGAGGTCGGGGGGACGCACGTGCCGCCGTCGCTCGCCGGCATCCGCGCCGGGGCGTCCTCCCCGATCGGGGGCGACGCGAAGATGACCCTCCTGGCCTACGCTCCCGCGCCCGACGGCTCCTTCGGCGACGCGGACGTGAGGTTCCTCTCCACCGTGGCGGGTCACCTCGCCGCGGGCCTCGACAAGGCGCGGATCCACGAGGAGCTGACGCTGCACCGCGACCGGCTCGAGGAGGTCGTTCGGCTCCGGACGGCGGCGCTCAGAAAGGCCTTGGACGAGCTTCGCGAGCTCGACGTCATGAAGGACCGCTTCCTGTCCAATCTGTCCCACGAGATGCGATCCCCGATCACGGCCATCCTGAGCGCGGCCACCGCGCTGCGCGATTATGGGGGCTCGCCGGAGCTCAGGGCGGAGATGCTCGATGCGATCGTGCAGGCGTCGCGGTCCCTCGACCAGCTCCTGACCGGTCTGTTCCGGCTCGTTCGCCTCGAGAACGGCGAGGAGCCGCTCGAGGTCGGCGAGACGACCCCCGAGGACGTCGTCGCGAAAGCGATCGAGCTGGCCGGGGCTCGTGGCGTCCGGGTCGAGGCGTCGAAGAAGATCGGGCCCGTCTCCGTCGACGCGGCGCGCGTGGCGCGGGCGCTCGCCAACCTCGTGGACAACGCGGTGAAGTTCTCGCCGGCGGGCTCGCCGGTGTCGATCCGAATCGGCCCGGCCCGCCTGAGGCGGGGCGAGAGCGTGGTGGACGGTGTGGCCTTCTCGGTCCTCGACCGGGGACCCGGGATCCCGCCGGCGGAGCGCGAGCGCGTCTTCGCACCCTTCGAGCAGGGGGGCGACGCGCTGACAGGCAAGCCCAAGGGGGTGGGCCTCGGCCTCCACGAGGCGCTGCGCATCGCCAGGATGCACGGCGGGGCGCTCAAGTGGCAGAAGCGCGACGAGGGGGGAAGCGAGTTCCGGCTGCTGGTGCCGCTCAGGGCGGACGTCGGCGCGGGGCCGGGAGAGGTGGCTCGTGCCTGAGGGCGCGCGATTGGAGGCGCTGTCCATAAGGAGCGATCCCGCGCGGATCCGTGACGCCAGGACGTGGATCGCGGCGGTCGCCCGGTCCGCGGGCTTCACCGAGGAGGAGACCCACGATCTCGCCGTGGCCTTGAGCGAGGTCTGCTCCAACTCCCATCGCCACTCCTACCGCGGCAGGACGGATGGACGTTTTTAATAAATAGATTTAAAAATTGTTGTTTTTATACAATAAACTAAAATATGTTGCGTTTTCAAGAACATAAACTTTAAAAAATACTGAATGAATAGAACCTCTACTCAAAAAAAAATCAGCACAACTTTAAAAACAAAAAAAACAGAAGAGATTGATAACGTAAATGATTTTTCCGGTGAACCGGGAAAGGATGTTATCAATAACGAGCTCCCCTGCGAGGCGCTGAAAGAGGATCGCGGCACCCTTTCACCGGCCGCGGCGGGAAAGCTCCGCGCGCTGGTCACGTTCGCGGCGGAGGCCGCGGCGCTCAAGCAGAAGGCGGCGGTCGCGGGAGAGCTGCGGGCTCGGGCGGGCGCGCTCGCCGAGGCCAACGCGAGCCTCGGGCGGGCCCTCGCCGACGCCGAGGCGGCGCGCCGCGAGCTGGACGGGGTCCTCGCCGCTCTGGACGCGGGGATCCTGATCCTCGGCGCCGACGGGTCCGTGCGGCATGCCAACCCCGCGGGACGCCGTCTCGCCCTGGGACATTCCGCAGACGCGGACCGGCCGTCCACGAAGTTCCTGGACGGCGTTCCCCGGGGCGCCGACGCCGAGGTGCGCGTCGCGGGCGAGAGCGGCGACGGTCGGCTGCTCATGGTCGCGCGCCGGAACCTCGACGGCGGCGAGGGAGGAGAGGTGGTGCTCCTCAGCGACATCACGCGGCGTTCCCTCGAGATCGAGGAGCGCCACCGGATCGAGAAGCTCTCCGAGGTCCTGCGCACGCTCAGCGTCCTGAGCCACAAGATCAACAACCCGCTGACGTCGTTGCTGGGCCGGGCACAGATGCTCAAGCTGGCGGCCGGGACGGACCCGAAGGTCCTGAAGGCCGCGGCGGTGATCGAGGAATCCGCGGTCCGGATCGCCGAGCTGATCCGCGAGCTGGCGAACGTCGTGAAGGAGGGCCGTCAGGAGGCCGTGGAGAAGGTCCTCAGCATCGACACCGGGCCGGGCTCGGGGGGGGGCGCGTGATGAACGTACGATCGGACCGGTCGCTCGGAGTCCTCCACCTGCGCTTCCTGGGCACGGACGCGCTCGACACCCTCGTCGCGGCCAAGGTGAAGGCGGAGGCGCTGGACCTCATCATCGGGGACGCGGACGTGGTGGTGGACCTCTCCGGGATTTCCTTCATGGACTCCACCGGCGTCGGCGTCCTGGTCAGCCTGTTCAAGGCGGCGAGGAAGAACGGACGGGACGCCCGCTTCGCCGGGGTCACGCCCGGCGTCCGCTCGGTGCTCCAGGTGATCAAGCTCGACCGGATCTTCGAGCTGCACGACGACGTGGCCAGCGCCGCCGCCTCGCTCAAGAAGCCCGGGCGCTCCCCCGTCGCGCGCGGCTGACGCGGCGTCGTTCGGCGAGGTACGCGAGGACGAACGCCAGCGCCAGCGCCAGCCCCACATAGGTTCCGACCGGGAGCGCCGGAGCCCCGGTCTCGTCGACGAATCGGGGGGCCGCTCCGAGCACGAGCCAGTTGATGAACGCGTGCAGGCCGGCGACGAACGGGAGATTCTCGGTCGCGAGCACCAGGACGCCCAGAAGCAAGCCGAGCGCGAGGGTGAATGCCGCCTGACGGAGCGGCTCCTCCCACGGCGGTCCGAGCGCGACGTGCTCGAGGCCGAACACGAGAGAGGTCGGAATCAGCGCGACCCAGCGCGAGGCCACTCGGCCCCTCGCGCCCAGCCTCGGACCGAGCCGCTGCATCTCGGCGAGCAGCAGGCTGCGGTAGTAGTACTCCTCGGCGAACGCCCGCAGCGCCTGGCCGCAGAGGATCCACCCCAGGAGCGCCTCCGGCGCGGGCCAGTGGAGGCGCAGGCGGCCCCCGAGCGCCGCGGCGAGCCCCCCCAGGACGAGGTAGACGCCGGCGACGACGGCCGCGACGCCGAGGACCCCCGCCGGCCATCGCCCCGGCCGGATGCGCCGCCAGGTGCGGCGCCAGGCGGGCGGCGAAAACCCCGAGAGCAGCGCGCAGGTCAAGAGGAGCCCGAGGCCGGCGAACGCGCGATACCTCGCGTCCAGGTTCGCCTCCGCCAAGCCCTCGGGGGCGACCAGATAGAAGACGGGGCCGTACAGGCCGAGCGAGATCCACTTCTCGAGCAGGAGCATGAGGAGGATCGGCGTGATGCTTCCCATTCGGATGCCGTGGCCCGGGAGCGGTCCGAGCCGCCATTCGCGCGCCGCGACCAGAAGGAGGAAGAAGACTGCAGCGAACAGCAAGCTGCCGACC encodes:
- a CDS encoding STAS domain-containing protein; amino-acid sequence: MNVRSDRSLGVLHLRFLGTDALDTLVAAKVKAEALDLIIGDADVVVDLSGISFMDSTGVGVLVSLFKAARKNGRDARFAGVTPGVRSVLQVIKLDRIFELHDDVASAAASLKKPGRSPVARG
- a CDS encoding PEGA domain-containing protein encodes the protein MKTQASIALVALAVSVCLMSPAVPRAEEPPPPTPARPSSPLDAIRDDLLALRFESALAAIDAMLRDPALPASTRLDALVLRSQAHAASGALDAAEQDYREVLDLDPAFEPDPAVASRKAIARFEKARADRVGMLRIDLDPSDATVLVDGRPARRLADGTLPALAGSRTLRLERKGFDPLERTIDVQPGHETPFVVRLVPNVRSIVVRTEPDGVLVSVDDQPSGETARPKSGAPDAPAQLEIDDLAPGEHAITLRKPCYRTVRHRRMITVDLMDHAPLAIETVALDPVRSRLKLMGSIEGGEVRVDGNPAGTLPIEPLELCPGPRDVEVRAGGRVVWWARVELPEEGGLEVEVRPRPNLARVVAEWPRALSPFAESFSAAPPLPLPPGADLSSTHGWEAVQLPGGTDLAVTVTPAPGGGPADRGALYSPILRTVERIEGTLPDPSRPAWLESSTGMKLADSSVWGKAVVVEVAPGGPAAAANISVGDRVLAVGSSAVDGSRQAAAALRDAAPGSEIEVHVAGPQGAPRAVRVRTAPTPVIPVRHDGARSPAVVAAWAAADGAVAGGAAPSALANLALLLSGAGRHDLAADVLRRIPWGERKGVGAGTGAYLLGRELEFQGLEADARTAFLRARASLSTAPDDDGLEVAPAAADHLADLGVAPEPAAQPTGR
- a CDS encoding response regulator, producing MSEKKILIIDDDAFIRRPLEFILREEGFLPVTAVDGEDGLAKLEGGRPDLIFLDVMMPGMDGFAVCRRVRTDPRFSSIPVIMLTAKGQEGDRDRGLAAGATEFISKPYSPSELLRRVREILSERTSGSVGT
- a CDS encoding CPBP family intramembrane metalloprotease; this encodes MRVPAWLAWILLGITFLTAGLLRQFHSEIPRSPYVNPLVGSLLFAAVFFLLLVAAREWRLGPLPGHGIRMGSITPILLMLLLEKWISLGLYGPVFYLVAPEGLAEANLDARYRAFAGLGLLLTCALLSGFSPPAWRRTWRRIRPGRWPAGVLGVAAVVAGVYLVLGGLAAALGGRLRLHWPAPEALLGWILCGQALRAFAEEYYYRSLLLAEMQRLGPRLGARGRVASRWVALIPTSLVFGLEHVALGPPWEEPLRQAAFTLALGLLLGVLVLATENLPFVAGLHAFINWLVLGAAPRFVDETGAPALPVGTYVGLALALAFVLAYLAERRRVSRARRGSARAS
- a CDS encoding zf-HC2 domain-containing protein — translated: MACEAYRDLLVARLYDELDPADAGRLDAHLERCTACRDDLAQLAFAREQLRRAESLFPVSPRVVLLSPRPFRRPIWAFAAGFACAMIVLAAGLGAGWTLRDRETPVGAGSNPLAAGVTRAEVEGLLRQQEATLDHRLEAARISAPASPAAALTREDLDAAFSRLEKKIEGRRAADMGYLLDAISASELRSNTRLGQTREALRYVALASDPRVSAQ
- a CDS encoding sigma-70 family RNA polymerase sigma factor, which produces MGAPSDEDLVLAVQSGDTDSLGVLVARWEQPLFRFAFRLLQRTEDARDVCQETFLRILTRSERFRVGARFSTWMYQIALNLCRDHVRRRKRWRFLTFEADEGAVEHRVRERVEGPVSADPAASLERDEIRRAIHKALGTLAPEQREVLVLKEFEGLKFREIAEILGCPESTVKSRMYYGLTALKGALARQGVEAP
- a CDS encoding ATP-binding protein; the protein is MPEGARLEALSIRSDPARIRDARTWIAAVARSAGFTEEETHDLAVALSEVCSNSHRHSYRGRTDGRF
- a CDS encoding SpoIIE family protein phosphatase: MSVAPPVEGYEEEIRSLCVELLDRYEEVTLVYRLCERLGSVLGEESIARLVLDDASRTLGARAGEIWLRGADGPRLVAAVPRDRSPSGMTWDDAPRIAAETGRTFLAEAAPEQEAIVSVPLPSESSEPMGALVLRGRPGERSYRTGEVKLLAALASLTSAFIRNTRLAAEVRRAERRKREDEIARQIHLGLLPRSDPTVHGLRIAGGHRAAENVGGDYYGYLSLPGGLGLAMADVSGHGVGAALYMAAAKGALQAEARREPSPATVLERTNEVLAADFSDSDVFATAVLFRFPPGGERFAYGNAGHNPPLLIRRDGRVERLERGGSALGLFPAMTYEEDERDFDPGDVLVVYTDGLVEARDPRRRLFGIERLIEASVRARSAGADRIRERLLQAMVEHCAGVPPGDDVTLVVVKRVQEERVE